The Marispirochaeta aestuarii genome contains a region encoding:
- a CDS encoding MFS transporter, whose product MNEYTKTEGRIIRLTIAGHGFTHFFEGAIPPLIPLLMLSFGVDYFRIGIVVTVFSYAYGLGSLPAGFITDKIGSKGLISLFFFGTSILSLTVVLVNGYYAFLIVMGAIGLTGSVYHPTANTLISHRVRNRGRAYGIHGISGSLSLALTPAIAALMGARFGWKSAYLAAGLVGIFLAFYSLTLPEDRIKREPDGKPDIREAAEEELPSKMFLVAFFISAASLGMAYRGIMTFLPAYMAENFSLGNSDIDKVSVGGIIATLSLLSGTAGQYITGRIIDRRSPEKIYTLISFAGGSFVLLMSFTRSLPLLLSAICFAFFYFSAQPVQNYILAKHMPPRVRGLGFGAHFFMVFAVGSTAAAISGFLADRYGLSTVYLSMSGFFFLSWIMTLYLVRYTQKTTLHKLET is encoded by the coding sequence ATGAACGAATACACAAAGACCGAAGGCAGGATAATACGACTTACCATTGCAGGTCATGGCTTTACCCACTTTTTTGAAGGTGCCATCCCTCCCCTGATACCCCTTCTCATGCTGAGTTTCGGGGTGGATTACTTCCGCATAGGTATCGTGGTAACAGTATTTTCCTATGCTTATGGCCTGGGCTCCCTTCCCGCGGGGTTTATAACCGACAAAATCGGCTCCAAGGGGCTGATTTCCCTCTTTTTCTTCGGCACCAGCATACTTTCACTGACGGTGGTGCTTGTGAATGGATACTACGCCTTTCTGATCGTCATGGGTGCCATCGGTCTGACAGGCAGCGTCTACCATCCAACCGCCAATACCCTGATAAGCCACAGAGTACGGAACAGGGGCAGGGCCTACGGGATCCACGGGATCTCCGGGAGTCTGAGCCTGGCCCTGACCCCGGCGATTGCGGCCCTCATGGGGGCCCGATTCGGGTGGAAATCCGCCTATCTCGCGGCGGGCCTTGTGGGAATCTTTCTGGCCTTTTACTCCCTGACCCTGCCTGAAGACCGCATTAAAAGAGAGCCCGACGGTAAACCCGATATCCGGGAGGCGGCGGAAGAAGAACTGCCCTCAAAGATGTTTCTGGTTGCATTCTTTATTTCCGCGGCATCCCTCGGCATGGCCTACAGAGGAATTATGACCTTTTTGCCGGCCTACATGGCGGAAAATTTCTCCCTGGGCAACTCAGACATCGACAAGGTCAGCGTGGGAGGGATCATTGCAACCTTAAGCCTCCTGTCCGGAACCGCAGGGCAATACATCACCGGTCGTATAATCGACCGAAGAAGCCCGGAAAAAATATATACCCTGATTTCGTTTGCCGGAGGAAGCTTTGTTCTGTTGATGTCCTTTACCAGGTCTCTGCCGCTTCTTCTATCTGCAATCTGTTTCGCCTTTTTTTACTTTTCAGCCCAGCCGGTGCAGAACTATATACTTGCCAAGCACATGCCCCCGCGGGTACGGGGCCTTGGATTCGGGGCTCATTTTTTCATGGTATTCGCCGTCGGATCTACTGCCGCCGCCATATCCGGCTTTCTTGCCGACCGCTATGGATTGAGCACCGTCTACCTGTCCATGTCGGGATTTTTCTTCCTATCCTGGATAATGACCCTCTACCTGGTAAGGTACACCCAAAAGACCACGCTGCACAAACTGGAGACTTAA
- a CDS encoding response regulator transcription factor, producing the protein MATAHILSIDQKRLIRHHQVYILGGITIQNQLMRDLFQYELQLYPGLSPDIKAFPVSSNLNGGRRLVLIDCLERDMDNYLAGRELTDYIVPHFQLVAFFNLLPHWGREREAINLGVKGFFYRTDSLEILGEGVFTLFTEGLWIPRGALFEPLEDEEGDAEDLYDKLSLQPPNILLTRREKQILHNLGRGLRNKNIAEELGIGEATVKTHIYNIYKKIGVRRRSEAVLWAVRHNCLH; encoded by the coding sequence ATGGCTACAGCCCATATTTTGAGCATTGATCAGAAACGACTGATCAGGCATCACCAGGTTTATATTCTCGGTGGAATTACAATCCAGAATCAACTTATGCGCGATCTTTTTCAGTACGAGCTGCAGCTGTATCCCGGCCTGAGCCCGGATATAAAGGCCTTTCCGGTCTCGTCAAATCTGAACGGAGGCCGCCGTCTGGTGCTTATCGACTGTCTTGAACGGGATATGGACAACTATCTGGCCGGACGGGAGCTGACGGATTATATTGTGCCCCATTTTCAGCTTGTGGCCTTCTTTAATCTGCTTCCCCACTGGGGCCGTGAGCGTGAGGCAATCAATCTGGGGGTTAAGGGCTTTTTCTACCGAACCGACAGTCTCGAAATCCTGGGGGAAGGAGTTTTTACGCTGTTTACCGAGGGGCTCTGGATACCCAGGGGAGCACTCTTTGAGCCCCTGGAGGATGAGGAGGGGGATGCGGAGGATTTGTATGATAAACTCTCTCTTCAACCTCCCAATATTCTGCTTACCAGGCGGGAGAAACAGATTCTCCATAACCTGGGTAGAGGGCTGCGGAATAAAAATATTGCAGAAGAACTGGGTATCGGAGAAGCAACCGTAAAGACTCATATCTACAACATCTACAAGAAGATCGGAGTACGCCGCAGGTCGGAGGCTGTTTTATGGGCCGTGCGGCACAACTGTCTGCATTAG
- a CDS encoding methyl-accepting chemotaxis protein, producing the protein MAAKRDTTSITTYVVILISAICATGVLILVLQFLNLRELDKRFNSLNKQLELRTKLFVRIQQSLGYDGIIHNLKDFVIRRDSRYLEAAQEKVDYALELLEEYRGLEGVSEDEVSRIDFVGNMVGKYDQITRYFASTDTSSMNTRELDALTQVDHTMAVNSLENLTRDYELFASRGREEVMQVIRLSIVGLLAPALVAALALLFLFLLIGRRLRNRILRIQKATLRIGPGDLRDSIALESRDFLGSIAANFDTAIEHFQDAALSIRATLTESRASAGDLTRQIESILTATNRINSEIRKLQLATHRLSSNAAESSTATEEITATIRNLARGIDNQVSAVTQTSASIEEMAASIRSVASVTEARMESSRDLARLTERGEAELASTDGYISEISASVDDMLEMIDVIEHVADQTDMLSMNAAIEAAHAGETGKGFAVVAEEIRKLAESTRENSGQISGRLKNTITSIHSALESSRSSREAFVALQNSISGMLDSFAEISDSTQELSAGSRQILSAVASLMSVSGEIKLGSEEILSGSEEISASLISMQKTADTVGKDVSEVLQSAGAISDAAAHISEAGIHNSEGLQRLASRVSFFKLMDDESASEEIDFSTYILQHHRWVSRVGSALAGNETISLSEMTDHHGCDVGRWIDSEGENLFRDKPVFAELKQSHEQVHQLLRQIVRNLHDGKTEEANDGFSDLIETSNRLVALFSRLKDTPDTREA; encoded by the coding sequence ATGGCAGCAAAACGGGACACAACATCCATTACAACCTATGTGGTAATCCTTATAAGCGCAATCTGTGCCACGGGAGTACTCATCCTGGTACTGCAGTTTCTCAATCTGCGGGAACTGGACAAACGTTTCAACAGCCTCAACAAGCAGCTGGAACTGCGCACGAAGCTGTTTGTCCGTATACAGCAAAGCCTGGGATACGACGGAATTATTCATAACCTGAAAGACTTCGTTATCCGCAGGGATTCCCGCTATCTGGAGGCGGCGCAGGAAAAGGTGGACTACGCCCTGGAACTGCTGGAGGAGTACCGCGGTTTGGAGGGAGTTTCCGAGGATGAAGTATCCCGGATCGACTTTGTGGGGAACATGGTTGGAAAATACGACCAGATAACCAGATACTTTGCTTCAACGGACACATCTTCCATGAATACCCGTGAACTGGACGCCCTGACCCAGGTGGATCATACAATGGCGGTAAACTCTCTGGAGAACCTGACCCGGGACTATGAACTTTTTGCATCCCGGGGGCGGGAAGAGGTAATGCAGGTAATCCGTTTAAGCATTGTCGGCCTGCTGGCTCCCGCCCTTGTCGCAGCCCTTGCTCTTCTATTCCTTTTTCTCCTGATCGGAAGAAGATTGCGAAACAGGATTCTCCGCATACAGAAGGCAACCCTGCGTATCGGACCCGGAGACCTGAGAGACTCAATCGCCCTGGAGAGCCGGGACTTTCTCGGGTCAATAGCCGCAAACTTCGATACCGCCATAGAGCATTTCCAGGACGCGGCTCTCAGTATACGAGCAACCCTTACGGAGAGCAGAGCAAGCGCCGGAGATCTTACACGGCAGATAGAAAGTATTCTGACAGCTACAAACAGGATCAACAGCGAAATACGAAAACTCCAGCTGGCCACCCACCGGCTCAGTTCGAATGCGGCGGAATCCAGCACCGCAACCGAAGAGATTACCGCAACCATTCGCAACCTCGCCCGGGGAATCGACAACCAGGTGAGCGCAGTTACCCAGACATCGGCTTCCATCGAGGAGATGGCAGCATCGATACGGAGCGTAGCCTCCGTTACCGAAGCACGTATGGAATCATCCCGGGACCTGGCACGTCTGACCGAACGGGGAGAAGCGGAACTGGCGTCCACGGACGGATATATCAGCGAAATCAGCGCCTCCGTCGACGATATGCTGGAGATGATCGACGTTATTGAGCATGTGGCTGACCAGACAGACATGCTGTCCATGAATGCCGCCATCGAGGCGGCCCACGCAGGGGAAACCGGAAAGGGCTTTGCCGTGGTAGCGGAGGAGATTCGAAAACTGGCGGAATCCACCAGGGAAAACTCCGGCCAGATCTCCGGTCGCCTGAAAAATACCATTACAAGCATCCACAGCGCCCTGGAATCCAGCCGTTCTTCCCGGGAGGCCTTTGTCGCCCTTCAGAACAGTATATCCGGCATGCTGGACTCCTTTGCCGAAATAAGCGACAGCACCCAGGAGCTCTCCGCAGGAAGCCGTCAGATACTGTCTGCGGTTGCTTCCCTCATGAGCGTATCGGGAGAAATAAAACTCGGATCAGAAGAGATCCTGAGCGGTTCGGAGGAGATCAGCGCTTCCCTCATTTCCATGCAGAAGACGGCGGATACGGTGGGGAAGGACGTATCGGAGGTATTGCAGAGCGCAGGAGCGATCTCCGATGCGGCTGCACATATCTCTGAAGCGGGTATACACAACAGCGAAGGATTACAGAGGCTCGCCTCCCGGGTCAGTTTTTTCAAACTGATGGACGACGAGTCTGCCTCAGAGGAAATCGATTTTTCCACCTATATTCTGCAGCACCACCGCTGGGTATCCAGGGTCGGGAGCGCCCTGGCGGGCAACGAGACAATCAGTCTGTCCGAGATGACCGATCATCACGGCTGCGATGTGGGCAGGTGGATTGACAGCGAGGGGGAGAACCTTTTCCGCGACAAACCCGTATTCGCGGAGCTGAAACAGAGCCATGAACAGGTACATCAACTCCTGCGGCAGATAGTACGGAACCTTCATGACGGAAAAACCGAAGAAGCCAACGATGGATTCTCGGATCTTATTGAAACATCGAACCGGCTGGTGGCACTCTTTTCACGATTGAAGGATACTCCTGATACCAGGGAGGCCTGA
- the glgX gene encoding glycogen debranching protein GlgX → MNKQNTPEHTTEPGHPLHFGSSLTGRGVQFNLFSRNATAVSLLLFDEAEDTGPAEVIRLDPEQNRTGDVWHIHVLGLRTGQLYLYQVDGPFDPDRGHRFLPDKWLIDPYAKALTHDRPWKKWKRDLMPRCVVVNDYFDWQGDVPLNYPLRDCVIYETHLAGLSEHPSAESAAPGTYRGVIEKIPYFRDLGITSLEFLPIQEYNPHELLQKNPLNGRTLTNYWGYSTINFFSPAARYSSTGSRGQQVTEFKEMVRELHAAGIEVILDIVFNHTAEGNEEGPTISFRGLDNSIYYILDDTRRGYKNYSGCGNTMNCNHPILRNFIIDCLQYWVMEMHVDGFRFDLGSILGRDQKGRLLENPPIIERIAEDPILRGTKLIAEAWDAAGAYQVGSFPGGRWAEWNDRFRDDMRQFWRNDPRKISAMAMRFSGSSDLYLSDGRKPFHSINFITSHDGFTLNDLVSYQEKHNEENGEANRDGHNANYSANYGVEGSTEDAGIEQIRSRQIKNFLASLLLSTGTPMILGGDEFRRTQKGNNNTYCQDGPISWYDWTLIERYPVIHRFCRELIKFRRRHPAFMRPNFFSGQDLSLNGLPDITWLDEKCAPVDWNREKNILAALIDGSKADIQADRDDNDFFLMFNATGEEVRFQIPDPPSGKVWQRKIDTSMNPDILDINVVEDLNRQEYYRVESRSFVLLISEHYGSEAIRLG, encoded by the coding sequence ATGAATAAACAGAATACACCCGAACATACCACCGAGCCGGGTCATCCCCTTCACTTCGGCTCATCCCTGACCGGCCGGGGAGTCCAGTTCAACCTTTTTTCCCGAAACGCGACGGCCGTCAGCCTGCTTCTCTTCGATGAAGCGGAAGATACCGGACCGGCAGAGGTGATTCGTCTGGATCCGGAGCAGAACCGTACCGGTGATGTCTGGCATATTCATGTATTGGGACTACGGACAGGCCAGCTCTATCTGTATCAGGTGGACGGTCCCTTCGATCCCGACAGGGGACACCGCTTTTTGCCCGACAAGTGGCTTATCGACCCCTACGCCAAGGCTCTGACCCACGACCGCCCCTGGAAGAAGTGGAAGCGCGATCTGATGCCCAGATGCGTGGTCGTGAATGATTATTTCGACTGGCAGGGGGATGTTCCCCTCAACTATCCCCTCCGGGACTGCGTAATCTACGAAACACACCTGGCTGGTCTCTCTGAGCACCCCTCCGCTGAGTCCGCAGCCCCGGGCACCTACCGGGGAGTTATCGAGAAAATCCCCTATTTCCGGGACCTGGGCATAACCAGTCTCGAGTTCCTTCCCATTCAGGAGTACAATCCCCACGAGCTGCTTCAGAAGAACCCCCTGAACGGCAGGACCCTGACCAATTACTGGGGCTACAGCACCATCAACTTCTTCTCCCCCGCCGCCCGCTACTCCTCAACCGGGAGCCGGGGACAGCAGGTAACGGAATTCAAGGAAATGGTACGGGAACTCCATGCGGCGGGAATAGAGGTAATCCTGGACATAGTCTTCAACCACACCGCCGAAGGAAACGAGGAGGGCCCCACCATCTCCTTCCGGGGGCTGGACAACAGCATTTACTATATACTTGATGATACCAGGAGGGGATACAAAAACTATTCAGGCTGCGGCAACACCATGAACTGCAACCACCCGATCCTGCGAAACTTTATTATTGACTGCCTTCAGTACTGGGTCATGGAGATGCATGTCGACGGATTCCGTTTTGACCTGGGTTCCATCCTGGGAAGAGATCAGAAGGGAAGACTTTTGGAGAATCCCCCGATTATCGAGCGCATAGCGGAAGACCCTATACTGCGGGGAACCAAGCTTATTGCCGAGGCCTGGGATGCCGCCGGAGCCTACCAGGTGGGGAGTTTTCCGGGAGGCCGCTGGGCGGAATGGAACGACCGCTTCCGGGATGATATGCGGCAGTTCTGGAGAAACGATCCCCGGAAAATCTCGGCCATGGCAATGCGGTTTTCAGGCAGCTCGGATTTGTATCTTTCGGACGGACGAAAACCCTTTCACAGCATCAATTTTATCACCTCCCATGACGGATTTACCCTGAACGATCTTGTCAGTTACCAGGAGAAGCATAACGAAGAGAACGGCGAAGCCAACCGGGACGGCCACAATGCAAATTACTCCGCCAATTACGGGGTCGAAGGTTCAACGGAAGACGCAGGCATCGAACAGATCCGTTCCCGGCAGATAAAGAACTTCCTTGCCAGCCTTCTTCTTTCTACCGGGACGCCGATGATTCTCGGCGGCGACGAGTTCCGCCGTACCCAGAAGGGAAACAACAACACCTATTGCCAGGACGGCCCGATATCCTGGTATGACTGGACTTTGATTGAACGCTACCCCGTGATCCACCGTTTTTGCAGGGAGCTGATCAAGTTTCGCCGGCGCCACCCGGCGTTTATGCGGCCCAACTTCTTCTCCGGACAGGACCTGAGTCTGAACGGACTTCCCGATATTACCTGGCTGGACGAAAAATGCGCCCCCGTGGACTGGAACCGGGAAAAAAACATCCTGGCGGCGCTCATAGACGGAAGCAAGGCGGATATCCAGGCGGACAGGGATGATAACGACTTCTTTCTTATGTTCAACGCCACCGGCGAAGAGGTACGTTTTCAGATCCCCGACCCGCCGTCCGGCAAGGTGTGGCAGCGCAAAATCGACACCTCCATGAACCCGGATATTCTGGATATAAATGTGGTGGAGGACCTGAACCGTCAGGAATATTACAGGGTTGAATCCAGGTCCTTTGTACTTCTGATTTCCGAACATTACGGGTCTGAAGCCATTCGCCTCGGATAG
- a CDS encoding 5-formyltetrahydrofolate cyclo-ligase — MEEKVRIRKKIRALLSGLPEEERHRQEKEVTASLLKSPPWETCCWVFAYLPMGHEFNLEPVLGAALASGKRLALPRVERKHLQFHEVPNLDGPWIVHSYGMREPEADSPVVRAEQAAAEGLLIIVPGLAFDSRGYRIGYGGGFYDRLLSSLPESVDTVSCLFREQLLFGLPVEAHDRQVRSLFVSGKV; from the coding sequence ATGGAAGAAAAGGTGCGAATTCGAAAAAAGATCAGGGCCCTGCTGTCGGGTCTGCCGGAAGAAGAGAGGCACCGACAGGAGAAAGAGGTAACAGCTTCCCTTCTGAAGTCTCCCCCCTGGGAGACCTGTTGCTGGGTTTTTGCGTATCTTCCCATGGGGCATGAGTTTAACCTGGAGCCTGTTCTGGGGGCAGCCCTCGCCTCGGGTAAACGTCTTGCTCTTCCCAGGGTCGAGAGGAAGCACCTGCAGTTTCATGAGGTTCCGAACCTTGACGGCCCCTGGATTGTCCATTCCTACGGAATGCGGGAACCCGAAGCCGATTCTCCTGTGGTAAGGGCAGAGCAGGCGGCCGCGGAAGGGCTGCTGATTATAGTGCCGGGCCTCGCCTTTGACAGTCGGGGATACCGGATCGGTTACGGCGGCGGTTTCTATGATCGCCTGTTGTCGTCTCTGCCCGAATCCGTCGATACCGTCAGCTGTCTGTTCAGGGAACAGCTGCTCTTCGGACTGCCCGTGGAAGCCCACGACCGGCAGGTCAGAAGTCTTTTTGTTTCCGGGAAGGTTTAA
- a CDS encoding cyclophilin-like fold protein, translating to MKIIISVAGQELEGELFDTALGREVAGILPLSGHASPWGDELYFSMPISPEVEKPQIDMEVGDLAYWPPGNAFCIFYGPTPASTGSKPRIASEGEVFGRIIGDATVLKGCRGGKVEVRAK from the coding sequence ATGAAGATCATTATTTCTGTTGCAGGACAAGAACTTGAAGGCGAACTTTTCGATACCGCCCTTGGAAGGGAGGTTGCCGGCATTCTGCCCCTGAGCGGGCATGCATCCCCCTGGGGAGATGAGCTCTATTTCTCCATGCCCATATCTCCGGAGGTGGAAAAGCCCCAGATCGATATGGAGGTCGGAGATCTTGCCTACTGGCCCCCGGGAAACGCCTTCTGCATCTTCTATGGTCCTACTCCGGCCAGTACCGGTTCCAAACCCCGAATTGCCAGTGAAGGCGAAGTTTTCGGGCGGATCATCGGTGATGCCACGGTTCTGAAAGGATGCCGGGGCGGTAAGGTTGAAGTCAGGGCGAAATAA
- a CDS encoding lactate racemase domain-containing protein, producing MQKTDLPFGSRHIALELPDEVDILSMGSPVALDNPAQKIQEALDSSIGGPGIDEIIRKKKEKIDDPTAVIVISDNTRPVPYTGDQGILWPLVDRLLKQGVRAGKITVLVATGMHRGLTEAEISKMIDPRVLDAGVQVKNHNCKNDKGLSYLGTTARGSEIYINRFYMESDIRILTGLVESHFMAGASGGRKSICPGLIGEESTFVFHGAPMMAHPNTTDLLLEGNPCHEESFEVASTAGTDYIVNVTLDHQFKVTGVFAGELKAAHEAAVEHLKSYTAVPYEGQYDIVLSHGGFVGINHYQVAKAGTVAARIIKPGGHVIMLADNTDTDPIGSLAYKTVLQILTLSGPEAVEKILLSPDWTFIPEQWQVQMWTRLFKKIPIDHFYYYSPQFGDAEYELTAGSRLSEMAGIPESADPEVLVPKLVAAGIDKLKELYTGSGEPRIAYLKDGPYGIPL from the coding sequence ATGCAGAAAACTGATCTGCCCTTCGGCAGCAGACATATCGCTCTGGAACTTCCAGACGAGGTAGACATCCTGAGTATGGGCAGTCCTGTCGCCCTGGACAATCCGGCTCAGAAAATTCAGGAGGCCCTGGACTCGTCCATCGGCGGCCCGGGAATCGACGAGATAATCCGAAAAAAGAAGGAGAAGATCGATGATCCAACGGCGGTGATCGTAATCTCCGATAATACGCGTCCTGTTCCATACACCGGGGATCAGGGAATCCTCTGGCCCCTCGTGGATCGCCTGTTGAAACAGGGGGTCAGGGCTGGAAAAATAACCGTTCTTGTGGCCACCGGTATGCACCGGGGGCTGACCGAGGCGGAAATCTCGAAGATGATCGATCCCCGGGTACTGGACGCCGGGGTTCAGGTGAAAAACCACAACTGCAAGAATGACAAGGGCCTGAGCTACCTGGGTACGACTGCCCGGGGCAGTGAAATCTACATCAACAGGTTCTATATGGAGAGCGATATACGGATCCTCACCGGCCTTGTGGAGAGCCACTTCATGGCCGGTGCGTCAGGGGGACGAAAATCGATCTGTCCCGGTCTCATCGGCGAAGAGAGCACCTTCGTGTTCCACGGAGCCCCCATGATGGCGCATCCGAACACCACGGACCTGCTTCTGGAGGGTAACCCCTGCCACGAAGAGTCCTTCGAGGTCGCCAGCACCGCCGGTACCGACTATATCGTCAACGTTACCCTGGACCATCAGTTCAAGGTAACCGGGGTATTCGCAGGAGAGCTGAAGGCTGCCCATGAGGCGGCGGTGGAGCATCTTAAGAGTTATACCGCCGTGCCCTACGAGGGGCAGTACGACATCGTGCTGAGCCACGGCGGTTTTGTGGGGATCAACCATTACCAGGTTGCCAAGGCGGGAACCGTGGCTGCCAGGATCATCAAGCCCGGGGGGCACGTAATAATGCTCGCCGACAATACCGATACCGATCCAATAGGGAGTCTTGCCTACAAGACGGTGCTTCAGATCCTTACTCTCAGCGGTCCCGAGGCGGTGGAAAAGATTCTTCTCTCTCCGGACTGGACCTTTATTCCGGAGCAGTGGCAGGTGCAGATGTGGACCCGCCTCTTCAAAAAGATTCCCATCGATCACTTTTACTATTACAGCCCCCAGTTCGGCGATGCCGAGTATGAGCTGACCGCAGGTTCCAGGTTATCTGAAATGGCGGGTATACCTGAATCTGCAGATCCGGAGGTCCTGGTGCCGAAGCTGGTGGCCGCCGGAATCGATAAACTGAAAGAGCTTTACACGGGGTCCGGCGAACCGCGGATCGCCTATCTGAAAGACGGCCCCTATGGAATCCCTCTATAG
- a CDS encoding aldo/keto reductase, with the protein MHYNTLGPLEVSCFTLGTWSFAGGGIWGDREKKESVRMVHAAMDKGINLIDTAEGYGDGVSESVLGEALERRRDKVLLASKFMPQRISRPEDIRTVLEESLKRLRTDYIDLYQQHWPFTDASFTQAEAEGVISRLLEEGKIRHFGVCNFGPANLAESSLPVISDQIGYSLLFRAIEFEMLPFLREKKLGVLTYSALMQGLLSGRYSSPEEFPVGRKRTRHFSTENPNARHGEAGHEELVFRTIAALKKIADEAGLSLPHCGIGWVLAQPGISSVIIGSGNEKQLADNLRYVEEDLPADVVDRLTRESQELKNAMGPNADLWQGDSRIR; encoded by the coding sequence ATGCATTACAATACATTGGGTCCCCTTGAAGTCTCCTGCTTTACCCTCGGCACCTGGTCTTTTGCCGGAGGCGGCATCTGGGGCGACCGGGAAAAGAAGGAATCCGTCAGAATGGTGCATGCCGCCATGGATAAGGGCATCAATCTGATCGATACCGCCGAAGGTTACGGCGATGGGGTAAGTGAGTCGGTTCTGGGCGAAGCCCTGGAAAGACGTCGGGATAAGGTCCTCCTGGCTTCCAAGTTTATGCCTCAACGAATTTCCCGCCCCGAGGATATACGGACTGTTCTCGAAGAGAGTCTCAAGCGCCTTCGAACGGATTACATCGATCTGTACCAGCAGCACTGGCCTTTTACTGATGCATCCTTTACCCAGGCGGAGGCGGAAGGGGTGATCTCCCGTCTCCTGGAGGAAGGTAAAATCCGCCATTTCGGGGTCTGCAATTTCGGCCCTGCAAATCTGGCGGAGAGCAGTCTCCCTGTAATCAGCGATCAGATAGGCTACAGTCTGCTCTTCAGGGCCATCGAGTTTGAAATGCTCCCCTTTCTGCGGGAAAAGAAGCTCGGTGTGCTGACCTACAGCGCCCTCATGCAGGGACTGCTTTCCGGCAGGTACAGCTCTCCGGAGGAGTTCCCGGTTGGACGCAAACGAACGCGGCACTTTTCCACTGAGAACCCCAACGCACGGCACGGCGAAGCGGGGCATGAAGAGCTGGTATTCAGGACTATTGCTGCTCTTAAAAAAATAGCCGACGAGGCGGGACTCTCCCTGCCCCATTGCGGCATTGGCTGGGTTCTGGCACAGCCTGGAATATCCAGCGTGATAATCGGGTCGGGGAACGAAAAGCAGCTGGCGGATAATCTGCGTTACGTGGAAGAAGACCTGCCTGCGGATGTTGTCGACAGGCTTACCCGGGAGTCGCAGGAGCTGAAAAACGCCATGGGACCGAATGCTGATTTATGGCAGGGAGACAGCAGGATACGCTGA
- a CDS encoding LacI family DNA-binding transcriptional regulator, with translation MARVTIKDIAKELGVSYTTVSRALTNRAGVKPITRERVVEEAKRMGYQPNILARGLVMQRTDTIGLLVPDITNPFSAEVARGVENAAQEFGYTLILGDTNYSPELESQYIRRLGSNRVDGLLIMPVSSNAKTEVLDTGIPSVILNTKNAVDSTSFVTIDHELGGYLATRHLLELGFRRVAIVGGKITSETYEDRLVGYNKALKDFGILYDAELIFSGPAVSNSAALKKAVAKLQGGEGPDAFFAANDVIALDLLRALKALPDRLGSGIGVIGFDDIPIASFPEIELSTMAQPKYILGRTAVEILVQKINPVQENHAQHVILPPELVIRKTVRE, from the coding sequence GTGGCCAGGGTAACGATCAAGGATATTGCAAAAGAACTGGGAGTCTCCTATACGACAGTCTCGCGGGCTTTAACAAACAGAGCCGGTGTAAAGCCGATTACGCGGGAACGTGTAGTGGAAGAGGCCAAACGCATGGGATACCAGCCAAATATCCTGGCCCGGGGTCTTGTCATGCAGCGGACCGATACGATCGGTCTGCTGGTGCCGGACATTACAAACCCCTTTTCCGCCGAGGTAGCCAGGGGCGTGGAAAACGCTGCCCAGGAGTTCGGCTATACTCTTATTCTTGGGGACACGAACTACTCTCCTGAACTGGAAAGCCAGTATATCAGGCGGCTTGGTTCCAACCGGGTCGACGGATTGCTCATAATGCCGGTTTCTTCCAATGCGAAAACTGAGGTACTGGATACGGGAATCCCGTCGGTAATTCTCAATACCAAGAATGCGGTGGATAGCACAAGTTTTGTCACAATCGATCACGAACTGGGCGGTTACCTGGCCACCAGGCATCTGCTCGAGCTGGGATTCAGACGTGTCGCCATTGTCGGCGGGAAAATAACCTCCGAGACCTATGAAGACCGCCTGGTGGGGTATAACAAAGCCTTAAAGGATTTCGGGATTCTCTATGACGCTGAGCTGATTTTCAGCGGGCCTGCCGTCTCAAACAGTGCCGCGCTGAAGAAGGCTGTGGCGAAGCTGCAGGGGGGGGAAGGCCCCGACGCGTTCTTCGCAGCCAATGATGTGATCGCCCTCGATCTGCTGCGGGCCCTCAAGGCTCTCCCCGACAGGCTGGGATCCGGAATCGGAGTAATCGGCTTTGATGATATTCCGATTGCCTCCTTTCCGGAGATTGAGTTATCAACCATGGCCCAGCCGAAGTATATTCTTGGCCGGACGGCGGTGGAGATCCTTGTGCAGAAAATAAATCCTGTTCAAGAAAACCATGCCCAGCACGTCATCCTGCCCCCGGAACTTGTTATCAGAAAAACGGTTCGAGAGTAA